The region ATAAAAGTTAATGGTGTTGATCGGCATACTAATTATATGGTTAGACAAAAAGACATCGTTGAGGTAAGGCTACCTGCTGAACCTAGCAATCCGCATGTGACGTTTTCCAAAAAAAGTATCGAAATAGTTTATGAAGATGATAATTTTTTAGTGGTTAATAAACCTCCATATTTAGCCACAGTACAGTCAAGTTCTAATCAGGTTGATACACTGGTTAATCGTGTGAAATATTACTTATACGAAAGCAAAAATGAAAGTCAGATTGTTCACGTAGTTACGAGACTGGATCAAGATACCTCAGGATTAGTTTTGTTTGCCAAGCATCGATTTGCGCATACTGTTTTGGATCGTCAATTAAAAAAGCATAGTATCAAAAAAATGTATAAAGCAATTGTTGTTGGATATTTTCCGAAAAAATATGGTGTAATCGATTCGTTCATAAAACGTGATCCAAGTTCTTTTATAAAACGAATGGTCGGCGAAGATGGTAAGAAGTCTTTAACTGAGTATTGGGTTAGAAAAGAAATGAAAGGATACTCGTTAGTTGAAATACGACTGCATACTGGACGAACACATCAAATTAGAGTACATATGGCATCAATTGGTCATGCGTTATTGGGTGATCCTTTATATAATCAAAATGATAGGGGAGTCATTTTGAAAAGACAGGCCCTTTGTTGCTATAGTTTGCAGTTTTATAGTCCATTTGATCAAAAAGATATTAAGTGTCAAATTCCAATTAGTGAAGATATGATAAATGCTTGGAAACAATTAAAGGAAGAATAAAGTGGAGAATTATCAAAAGAATTTCGAAAAATTAAAACTATATTTAAAAGAAAACGATCGCGAACAATTTAGAACCGCATTTTTTGAACTTCACAAATTCGATCAGGGACGTTTTTTTAGTGGCTTAACTGAAAGCGAAAGAAAAGCGGTATATATTTATTTGAATCCAGAAGAAATTGCGGATACATTTGATGAATTAGATGAAGATCCAGGAGAAATTGCGGGGTATTTGGATGAAATGCCAGCACGATATGCTGCGCAAATGTTGTCAGAGATGTTTTCAGATAATGAAGCAGATATTTTGGGAGTGGTTAGACAAGATAAGCTATCAAGATTGCTTAACTACATGGATCCTTCAGATTCTGCAAGGATTAAACAACTTTTAGATTATAAGGATCAAACTGCAGGTGCTCTGATGACAACAGAGTTCGTTTCGATTCCAACTGGTTTTACAATTGGGGAAGCCATGCATCAAGTCAGACAAGAAGCTGAATATGCAGAGACCATTTCGTATATTTATGTTGTGAATGAAGTTGATCACTTGGTTGGAGTCTTATCAGTGCGAGATCTGATTGTAAATTCAGATGATGCATTTATAGATCAAATAATGACGACTAATGTACTATCCGTTGATGTGAATGAAGTGCAGAGTAATATTGCGACACAAATTCGGGATTATAATTTTGTTGCAACACCTGTAGTGGATGATAAAAATAAGTTGTTAGGCATTATTACAGTCGATGATATCATCGATGTTATTGACGAGGAGTCAGCTGATGATTATACAAAATTAGCTGGAATTAGTTCCGAAGAAAGAGCGACTTCGACTTTATGGGCTTCACTTAAAAGCCGGCTTCCTACTTTGATATTGTTGCTTTTGCTAGGCTTATTAAGTTCAAAGTTAATTAGCTACTATGGAAACTTACTACGCGAAAAGAGTGTTCTGGCAATGTTCATGACGTTAGTAATGGGAACCGCAGGTAACGCTGGAACGCAAAGTTTAGCGGTGTTTACTAGTAAAATTTCCAATGGACTTGAAGGAAAACATCAAGGAAGGCTATTTTTTAATGAAATTTTGACAGCTTTTTTTTCTGGAGTTGTGGTTGGAGTATTAGGTTATTTGATTGTTGGAATTTGGCAGCAAGATTTTACAGAAGGATTATCGATTGGACTATCAATTGCAACTGCAACCTTTTTGTCCGACATTTTTGGAAGCTTAATTCCACTCTTTTTGAATAAGTTTAAGTTTAATCCCTCTTTAGCAAATGGACCTTTTATTTCAACATTAAGTGATTTAACATCACTTTTTGTTTATTTCAACTTTGCTATGATTTTTTTTGGATTAATGCGGTAATTCGTATTCCTGAAGGTGCTTGTTTCGGTTAGTATGAAACAAATAAAAATGACTTAACTTTGAATGTTCACTCAAAGTTAAGTCATTTTTATTTAAATATTCAAGTTGTTACCACAGGTCATTAATTTTTATGGTTTTAGAACGATCTGCACCTACAGAGAATGCGCTGATTTGTACCTTTGTGATTTTTTCAATGCTTTTCAAGAAATTTTGTGCGTTTTGTGGCAATGCATCGAAGGATGTAATATTTGTAATATCCTCTGACCAACCAGGTAAAGACAAATATTGCGGCGTCATAGCTTGGAGCAATTTGTCGGAAGCAGGATAATAATCAATGATTTTTCCATCAGCGGTTTTATAGCCGGTACAAATTTTAATTGTTTTAATTCCAGAAAGGATATCAAGGCAATTAATTACTAAGTCAGTAAAGCCATTCACTTCAGAAACGTATTTCATCATTACTCCGTCAAACCATCCAATCCTACGAGGACGATTAGTTACAGTTCCATATTCGTGAGCTTTTTCCCTAATTTTATTACCAATCGAATTTAACTGTTCAGTTGGAAATGGTCCTTCTCCAACGCGAGAAACGTATGCTTTTGCAACACCAATGACTTTATTTATATTAGTTGGACCTATTCCACTTCCGATTGAGGAGCCACCAGCGGTTGGGTTAGAAGAGGTCACGAAGGGATATGTACCATGATCAATGTCTAACATAGCTCCCTGAGCTCCTTCTAAAAGGATTTTTTCACCATTCTGAATACCTGTATTTAAAAGATCAGTGGTATCTGTTATCAAGGGAGCAAGAAGAACGCCCATATGCGAATACTCCTTAATAATCTGTTCTAAAGTGGGCATCTCATTCCATAAATCCTCATCAATCAAACGCTTTTTCTGCTCAAAGTTAAATTTAAGCTTTTCTTCAAGGATAGAATAATCAATAAGATCGGTAACCCTAATTCCAATTCGTTGCATTTTATCCATGTAAGCTGGGCCAATTCCTTTGTTTGTGGTACCTATTGGCTTTCCCAATTTGCTGAGCTCACGTTCTTGCTGCTGATCTTGCAAAATATGATAGGGCAATATAACATGCGCACGATCTGAAATTCTTAGATGTTCAGTTTTAATGCCCAAATCATTTAACTGAGTTATTTCGTCTAATAATGTCTTAGGATTAATCACAACCCCATTTCCTAACACACATGTAGCGTCTTGATTAAGAATTCCGGAAGGGACAAGGCTGAGAGCTAAATGCTGATTTCCAACCACTAAAGAATGTCCAGCGTTATCTCCGCCTGAATATCGAACAGTAAAGTTTGCAGACTGTCCTAACAGATCAATTATTTTACCTTTTCCTTCATCGCCCCATTGACTTCCAATTACAACTGAAACTGACATAAAATCCTCCTTTAAAGTTCGTAAAACATTTAATATATTCATGTTATCATTTTTTGTGAGCTTAATTCAAGACAAAATACGAACTTAATCAAAAATATATCTTTAAATAGTTCGTTTAAATGTGATAAAATGAAAATAAATAAGTTTAAGAGGAGAGATTTAATGATCGATAGATATACAAATAAGAAAACAAGTGAGATTTGGTCTGAACAAAACAAATTCAAAAGTTGGTTGAAAGTCGAAATTGCCGTAGTAAAAGCATGGAATCAATTTGGAAAAATTTCAGATAAAGATACAAAACTGATTGAACAAAATGCTAAATTCAATATTGATAGAATTTATCAGATAGAACAGGAGACACATCACGATGTTATTGCCTTTACACGCGCCGTCTCAGAAAGTTTAGGGCCTGAAAAAAAGTGGATACACTACGGATTGACGAGTACAGACGTGGTAGATACTGGACAAGCTATTCGTTTGAAGCAGATAAATTTAATTATCGAGGATGATTTAAGTCAGATTTTGCAGACGCTTGCCAGATATTCCCGAAAATATAAAAATATAATTTCAGTTGGAAGGACACATGGTATTCATGCGGAACCAACTAGCATTGGCTTGAAATTTTTGCGCTGGTATTCTGAAATGGAACGAAATCAGGAGCGCTTTGAAAGTATTAGAAAAAGAATAGAAGTTGGTAAAATTAGTGGGGCAGTTGGGACATTTGCCAACGTACCAATGGAAATTGAAGAATATGTTTGTTCGGAATTAGGATTGAGTTTCCAAGAAATTTCGACTCAAATATTACCACGCGATTTGCATGCTGAATATTTGAGTGTATTGAGTCTAATATGTTCAACAATTGAGGAAATAGCTACCGAAATAAGACATTTATCGCGAACTGAGGTTGGGGAATTTAGAGAAGGGTTTGCAAAGGGACAGAAAGGTTCTTCAGCTATGCCACATAAACGTAATCCAATTGGCTCTGAAAATGTTAGTGGGCTTGCAAGAGTTGTTAGAGGACAAATGATTACTGCGTTTGAAGATATCAATTTATGGCATGAAAGGGATATTTCACATTCATCCGCCGAAAGAGTTATTTTACCAGACTCAACAGAAATAACAGATTATATTTTGACAAGAATGGATCATATTTTAAACAATTTGGTGATTGATGAAGACAGAATACG is a window of Pediococcus claussenii ATCC BAA-344 DNA encoding:
- a CDS encoding RluA family pseudouridine synthase, giving the protein MIFKWQVNNESPQHLRTFLMSMGISRSLLKSIKFNGGNIKVNGVDRHTNYMVRQKDIVEVRLPAEPSNPHVTFSKKSIEIVYEDDNFLVVNKPPYLATVQSSSNQVDTLVNRVKYYLYESKNESQIVHVVTRLDQDTSGLVLFAKHRFAHTVLDRQLKKHSIKKMYKAIVVGYFPKKYGVIDSFIKRDPSSFIKRMVGEDGKKSLTEYWVRKEMKGYSLVEIRLHTGRTHQIRVHMASIGHALLGDPLYNQNDRGVILKRQALCCYSLQFYSPFDQKDIKCQIPISEDMINAWKQLKEE
- the purB gene encoding adenylosuccinate lyase, translated to MIDRYTNKKTSEIWSEQNKFKSWLKVEIAVVKAWNQFGKISDKDTKLIEQNAKFNIDRIYQIEQETHHDVIAFTRAVSESLGPEKKWIHYGLTSTDVVDTGQAIRLKQINLIIEDDLSQILQTLARYSRKYKNIISVGRTHGIHAEPTSIGLKFLRWYSEMERNQERFESIRKRIEVGKISGAVGTFANVPMEIEEYVCSELGLSFQEISTQILPRDLHAEYLSVLSLICSTIEEIATEIRHLSRTEVGEFREGFAKGQKGSSAMPHKRNPIGSENVSGLARVVRGQMITAFEDINLWHERDISHSSAERVILPDSTEITDYILTRMDHILNNLVIDEDRIRQNLEMTHGLVFSQQVLLSLIDAGWSREEAYDTVQPITMEIWQSGNDFVDALLENKEIVKSLGLRKIQSLFDYKRQLRNVDKIFARVLGNDYE
- a CDS encoding adenylosuccinate synthase, which translates into the protein MSVSVVIGSQWGDEGKGKIIDLLGQSANFTVRYSGGDNAGHSLVVGNQHLALSLVPSGILNQDATCVLGNGVVINPKTLLDEITQLNDLGIKTEHLRISDRAHVILPYHILQDQQQERELSKLGKPIGTTNKGIGPAYMDKMQRIGIRVTDLIDYSILEEKLKFNFEQKKRLIDEDLWNEMPTLEQIIKEYSHMGVLLAPLITDTTDLLNTGIQNGEKILLEGAQGAMLDIDHGTYPFVTSSNPTAGGSSIGSGIGPTNINKVIGVAKAYVSRVGEGPFPTEQLNSIGNKIREKAHEYGTVTNRPRRIGWFDGVMMKYVSEVNGFTDLVINCLDILSGIKTIKICTGYKTADGKIIDYYPASDKLLQAMTPQYLSLPGWSEDITNITSFDALPQNAQNFLKSIEKITKVQISAFSVGADRSKTIKINDLW
- the mgtE gene encoding magnesium transporter, with translation MENYQKNFEKLKLYLKENDREQFRTAFFELHKFDQGRFFSGLTESERKAVYIYLNPEEIADTFDELDEDPGEIAGYLDEMPARYAAQMLSEMFSDNEADILGVVRQDKLSRLLNYMDPSDSARIKQLLDYKDQTAGALMTTEFVSIPTGFTIGEAMHQVRQEAEYAETISYIYVVNEVDHLVGVLSVRDLIVNSDDAFIDQIMTTNVLSVDVNEVQSNIATQIRDYNFVATPVVDDKNKLLGIITVDDIIDVIDEESADDYTKLAGISSEERATSTLWASLKSRLPTLILLLLLGLLSSKLISYYGNLLREKSVLAMFMTLVMGTAGNAGTQSLAVFTSKISNGLEGKHQGRLFFNEILTAFFSGVVVGVLGYLIVGIWQQDFTEGLSIGLSIATATFLSDIFGSLIPLFLNKFKFNPSLANGPFISTLSDLTSLFVYFNFAMIFFGLMR